From the Paramormyrops kingsleyae isolate MSU_618 chromosome 7, PKINGS_0.4, whole genome shotgun sequence genome, one window contains:
- the LOC111836994 gene encoding uncharacterized protein: MYTENRRNMRIFMFKILTGCAIAVLFVLIAKMYLFDRAAILWEKPSADLRDISVTTGTISRVRNSTALLVSAYLDKRFSSRTVRIIAIVKRSQVPQFYCQFYNSSWLATVRAKVLIHPDHFSFPYGTAFIMCQMPNMAQVAPYVSVTTTMSPKPAGPLLRIRPVHRDRLLTYPRQFSVCISTLYGNYSNVLQFVQSLEMYRILGAQKVFVYKSDCSPILQRVLDYYVAEGFIEVIAWDIQHYLSVSRSWLPSLDPGDLHYYGQVTTLNDCVYRNMPESRYVLLNDIDEVVVPILHRDWAEMMNTLSSAHLGVEIFWIENSVFRTSVTGDTGEFNLWSQVPGVNILQHVHREPYRRFAFNACKVIVNPRAVVWTSVHKVLWHVGSSMWVPSCVARLHHCRKDDDMKVREKDLIRDTTIWKYSSSLIKNVNHVLKEAL, translated from the coding sequence ATGTACACTGAGAACAGACGGAACATGAGAATTTTCATGTTCAAGATCCTCACGGGCTGTGCCATTGCTGTACTTTTCGTTTTGATTGCTAAAATGTATCTTTTTGATCGTGCTGCAATCCTTTGGGAAAAGCCCAGTGCGGACCTTCGTGACATCAGCGTGACCACAGGAACGATATCACGTGTGAGAAATTCCACGGCTCTCCTCGTGTCGGCCTACTTGGACAAGCGCTTCTCTTCCAGAACCGTACGCATCATTGCCATCGTGAAGAGATCCCAGGTGCCTCAATTCTACTGCCAGTTCTACAATAGTTCGTGGCTTGCCACCGTTAGGGCCAAGGTCTTGATTCACCCTGACCACTTCTCCTTCCCTTATGGTACTGCATTCATTATGTGCCAGATGCCAAACATGGCTCAAGTCGCTCCTTACGTCTCTGTAACCACAACAATGAGCCCAAAACCAGCCGGTCCACTCCTCCGTATCCGCCCTGTCCATCGAGACAGGTTACTGACCTACCCCCGCCAGTTCTCGGTCTGCATTTCCACCTTATATGGGAACTACAGCAATGTCCTACAGTTTGTGCAATCATTGGAGATGTATCGGATCCTCGGCGCCCAAAAAGTGTTTGTCTACAAGAGTGACTGCAGCCCCATACTCCAGAGGGTATTGGACTACTATGTTGCTGAGGGCTTTATTGAAGTCATTGCTTGGGATATTCAGCACTACCTCAGTGTATCCAGGAGCTGGCTGCCTTCCCTGGATCCTGGAGACTTGCATTACTATGGGCAGGTCACCACCCTGAACGATTGTGTGTACCGCAATATGCCAGAGAGCCGCTATGTGCTCCTGAATGACATCGACGAGGTCGTGGTGCCCATCCTGCACCGTGATTGGGCAGAGATGATGAACACACTATCCTCAGCCCACCTCGGAGTGGAAATCTTCTGGATTGAGAACAGCGTGTTCCGTACCAGTGTGACTGGTGACACGGGGGAGTTTAACCTTTGGAGCCAGGTGCCCGGTGTCAACATTCTGCAACACGTACACCGTGAGCCCTACCGGAGGTTCGCCTTCAATGCATGCAAAGTGATTGTGAATCCACGTGCTGTAGTGTGGACCTCCGTGCACAAAGTCCTCTGGCATGTAGGATCCTCCATGTGGGTGCCTAGCTGCGTAGCACGGCTGCACCACTGCAGGAAAGATGATGACATGAAGGTGAGGGAGAAAGACCTAATCAGGGACACCACAATCTGGAAGTACAGCTCCTCTCTCATTAAGAACGTCAACCATGTCCTGAAAGAGGCTCTCTGA